A genomic window from Pseudothermotoga sp. includes:
- a CDS encoding putative N-acetylmannosamine-6-phosphate 2-epimerase, which translates to MRYLPRGIIISCQLEPGDPIEDVSFVVNMARAAVHAGAIAIRTNGPIHVEEIRKSVSVPIIGLVKDRNYEAFITPTFDHARSVIEAGASFVAIDCTRRQRPVPLNILFESIRRNFPEVGIIADIADEIDARNILPLGPDYLATTLYGYTPYTNDDNLPNIALVGKIAAKFDVPVIAEGGYTTPQQVELAFQVGAHAVVIGTAITRPWLTIKKFVERVKPYL; encoded by the coding sequence ATGAGATATTTACCTAGAGGCATCATCATCAGTTGTCAGCTCGAACCTGGTGACCCTATAGAGGATGTTTCTTTCGTTGTAAATATGGCAAGGGCGGCGGTTCACGCAGGAGCTATTGCTATAAGAACGAACGGACCCATTCATGTAGAAGAAATAAGGAAATCTGTATCGGTTCCCATCATCGGTTTAGTCAAAGACAGAAACTATGAAGCTTTCATTACACCGACTTTCGATCATGCTAGAAGTGTGATTGAAGCCGGTGCCAGTTTTGTTGCTATAGATTGTACGAGAAGGCAGCGCCCTGTTCCGTTGAACATTCTTTTCGAATCCATCCGAAGAAATTTCCCCGAAGTTGGAATCATTGCAGATATCGCTGATGAAATCGATGCACGCAATATCTTGCCATTGGGACCCGATTATCTCGCGACAACTCTGTATGGTTATACCCCATACACAAACGACGATAATCTACCCAACATTGCGCTCGTGGGAAAAATCGCTGCGAAGTTCGATGTACCTGTTATCGCTGAGGGTGGTTACACGACCCCACAGCAAGTTGAGCTAGCCTTTCAGGTTGGTGCACACGCAGTGGTCATAGGCACAGCGATAACTAGGCCTTGGTTGACTATTAAGAAGTTCGTTGAACGTGTAAAACCCTATCTATAA
- a CDS encoding extracellular solute-binding protein, translating to MRKILTLLVICLVLTSFAATKVSMVYWPGPESEAMQKVVDHWNATYGKKLGIEVEIINFSREGFWEKQETLLNARSSAVDIIFVATYIIGRLAPHLVPLEGFDLNPEVFIASALESMSFEGFLYGLPLDVSNHFLYYRKDLMLKLLTDATWKSKYEDLSQKYLGIKLSPKKPEEWNWEDYKATAIFFTKKYNPDSPVDYGNVLQMKNLVYNIMIWNNVLWSLGGTWFDQSGNFRINTEPAKKAAALFKELYDLGTVPPGVMTYEFGEANEAFKTGKAFMMIQWSAAYHILTDKKESPLVFDKVALAPIPGPKPSTHVHCLGVALSKYSKKKDAALKFLSFLASEEAMKMYAENGGIPPVEPILTALGSKRPEFPAIAEHVKKYGYVESTLGETMAILEVLSNKLTAYWAGQMKLEDALDQAQRECEAILKRK from the coding sequence ATGAGGAAGATTCTGACTCTGCTAGTGATCTGTCTGGTCTTGACAAGTTTTGCCGCAACGAAGGTTTCCATGGTCTACTGGCCCGGCCCAGAAAGTGAAGCGATGCAAAAAGTTGTGGATCACTGGAATGCGACGTACGGAAAGAAGTTAGGTATCGAAGTTGAAATCATCAACTTCAGCAGAGAAGGTTTTTGGGAAAAGCAGGAAACATTACTCAATGCCAGATCTTCGGCAGTGGACATCATCTTCGTTGCCACCTACATCATTGGTCGACTTGCCCCACATTTGGTACCTCTGGAAGGTTTCGATTTGAATCCAGAAGTTTTCATAGCGTCTGCTTTAGAAAGTATGTCCTTCGAAGGTTTTCTCTATGGTCTTCCACTCGATGTCAGTAACCATTTCCTCTATTACAGAAAAGATTTAATGCTGAAACTGCTGACAGATGCGACGTGGAAATCTAAATATGAAGATTTAAGCCAAAAGTACTTGGGTATCAAACTCTCCCCGAAAAAACCAGAAGAATGGAACTGGGAGGATTACAAAGCAACGGCTATTTTCTTCACGAAAAAATACAACCCCGATTCTCCCGTCGATTATGGAAACGTCCTTCAAATGAAAAATCTGGTTTATAACATCATGATTTGGAACAACGTACTTTGGTCTTTGGGTGGTACTTGGTTTGACCAGAGTGGTAACTTTAGGATCAACACAGAACCAGCGAAAAAAGCTGCGGCTTTGTTTAAAGAACTCTATGACCTAGGTACTGTTCCACCAGGCGTTATGACTTACGAGTTTGGAGAGGCGAATGAAGCATTTAAAACAGGAAAAGCGTTCATGATGATTCAATGGTCTGCTGCATATCACATATTGACCGATAAGAAAGAATCTCCTCTGGTGTTCGATAAGGTCGCTTTGGCACCAATACCAGGTCCAAAACCGTCTACTCATGTTCATTGCCTCGGTGTCGCGCTGAGCAAATACAGCAAGAAAAAAGATGCGGCTCTAAAGTTTCTATCTTTTCTTGCTAGCGAAGAAGCTATGAAGATGTATGCAGAAAACGGTGGTATTCCTCCCGTAGAACCAATTCTCACGGCGCTCGGTTCAAAAAGACCTGAATTTCCAGCCATAGCAGAACATGTGAAGAAATATGGGTATGTAGAAAGCACACTTGGAGAAACTATGGCCATTCTTGAGGTATTATCGAACAAACTGACAGCTTATTGGGCTGGACAGATGAAATTGGAAGATGCACTTGATCAAGCTCAACGCGAATGTGAGGCTATTCTCAAAAGAAAGTAA
- a CDS encoding sugar ABC transporter permease: MVGLLIYLLLSSVNISLRNVYFGFVEGSEFTGFSNYYKILKTPRFWGAMRFSLIFGCVTTLLELVTGFALAYFYYSKFKGNKLVFTLLITPMLMAPSLFGLMNRILFNNFIGLIPGYLRFLFGIDIDFFSPRNIVLTLISIDVLQWTPFTFLVFYAALLSIPPQLIEAASIDGAKRSHVLWYVVLPYVTPALVTGGFLRFLESFRVFDTIYVLTGGGPGYLTTSISIFIYRTGFTMGDQSSSSAAGMILFAFMMIPAIIFAKMMKRRW; encoded by the coding sequence GTGGTCGGTTTGTTGATCTACTTGTTGTTATCTTCTGTAAATATAAGCTTAAGGAATGTCTATTTTGGTTTCGTGGAAGGCTCAGAATTTACTGGATTCAGTAACTATTACAAGATTCTGAAAACTCCAAGATTCTGGGGTGCCATGAGATTCAGTTTGATATTCGGTTGTGTCACGACTTTACTCGAACTTGTCACAGGATTCGCTCTGGCATACTTTTATTATTCCAAGTTTAAAGGTAACAAGTTGGTTTTCACTTTGCTCATAACTCCTATGCTCATGGCACCTTCTTTGTTTGGACTGATGAACAGGATACTGTTCAACAATTTTATTGGGTTAATCCCTGGATATTTGAGATTTCTGTTTGGAATAGACATCGACTTTTTTTCACCGAGAAATATCGTTCTGACTTTGATATCGATAGATGTCTTACAATGGACGCCTTTTACTTTCTTGGTATTTTATGCTGCTCTTCTGTCAATACCACCACAGTTGATAGAAGCGGCAAGCATAGATGGAGCGAAACGTTCCCACGTCTTGTGGTATGTGGTTTTACCTTATGTAACACCAGCCTTGGTAACCGGTGGATTCCTCAGATTTTTGGAGTCCTTCAGGGTTTTCGATACAATCTATGTCTTAACCGGGGGAGGACCAGGTTACTTAACTACTAGCATCAGTATTTTCATATATAGAACTGGTTTCACAATGGGCGATCAAAGTTCGTCCAGCGCGGCTGGTATGATACTGTTCGCTTTCATGATGATTCCAGCAATAATCTTCGCCAAGATGATGAAAAGGCGGTGGTGA
- a CDS encoding carbohydrate ABC transporter permease, producing MNSLVIAFSSSLITVLICLPAAYAIVKIGIGYKFLFPFVTNLRAIPLIIFAPSVYILFKRLNLIDHQFAIIIIHILVNVPIALGLLCSFMQDVPHEIEESARLDGATELQVLSKIVVPMISPSIAAVFVLGFIYSWNEFLFALILSVKRATTLTVGASLFITAWGVQWGRIAAATTLAVIPPFLFSFYVQRYLVQVFTGGLKE from the coding sequence ATGAACAGTCTCGTAATAGCTTTTAGTTCTTCTCTGATCACCGTGTTGATCTGCTTACCCGCAGCCTATGCCATTGTGAAAATCGGTATAGGATACAAATTTCTATTCCCATTTGTGACCAACTTGCGAGCAATCCCTCTGATAATATTTGCACCGTCTGTATACATATTGTTTAAAAGATTGAACCTCATTGACCATCAATTCGCTATAATCATAATTCACATTCTAGTAAATGTTCCTATCGCGTTAGGACTCCTCTGCAGTTTCATGCAAGATGTGCCACACGAGATAGAAGAATCGGCTCGGCTCGATGGAGCAACTGAACTACAGGTTCTTTCCAAGATCGTGGTACCTATGATTTCACCGTCTATAGCCGCCGTCTTTGTCTTGGGATTCATATACTCATGGAATGAATTTTTATTTGCCTTGATATTGAGTGTAAAAAGGGCAACGACATTAACGGTTGGAGCGAGTCTATTCATCACCGCTTGGGGCGTTCAGTGGGGCAGAATCGCTGCAGCGACAACTTTGGCTGTGATACCACCTTTCCTATTTTCCTTTTATGTACAGAGATATCTGGTGCAAGTCTTCACTGGGGGTCTGAAGGAATGA
- a CDS encoding ROK family protein: protein MIIALDIGGTAIKGGLVSKEGFLKNKFVLTNYSTPMMAIFELIEEFLSIETRIEAIAVATAGRVNIETGVVLYASPNIPNWTGTPIAKNLSERYKLPCFVLNDAQAAAFGEAKVRNIESLVMLTIGTGLGGGIVLNGKLIHGYNHEAGEIGHTILKPRGKLCNCGKRGCAERYISMQVLHRYCRIENREELIKKFQKKEAAVIEGLERMCEDLAVLIDKVFLMIDPQVVVIGGGFSELGPVVLEVLRKKIEPHSTKSLYKPSQIELSLLKNDAGIIGAALYAEENLLRC, encoded by the coding sequence ATGATAATCGCACTCGATATAGGTGGTACGGCAATAAAAGGAGGGTTAGTGTCCAAAGAAGGATTTCTTAAAAATAAATTTGTCTTGACCAATTACTCTACACCCATGATGGCTATCTTCGAACTGATCGAAGAGTTCTTAAGTATTGAGACTCGTATTGAAGCTATCGCTGTAGCAACAGCGGGTAGGGTCAATATCGAAACAGGTGTAGTTTTGTACGCTTCACCTAACATTCCAAACTGGACTGGTACCCCCATCGCCAAGAATCTGTCTGAGCGGTACAAATTACCCTGCTTCGTCTTGAACGACGCACAAGCTGCGGCTTTTGGTGAGGCAAAAGTCAGGAACATTGAAAGTTTAGTCATGTTAACCATTGGTACGGGGTTGGGTGGTGGTATCGTATTGAATGGAAAACTCATACATGGATACAATCACGAAGCGGGAGAGATTGGTCATACGATTTTGAAACCAAGAGGCAAGTTGTGTAACTGTGGAAAGAGAGGATGCGCCGAACGATACATATCGATGCAAGTACTTCACAGATACTGTAGAATTGAGAACAGAGAGGAACTGATCAAAAAGTTTCAGAAAAAAGAAGCAGCGGTGATCGAAGGTCTAGAAAGAATGTGTGAGGATCTAGCGGTATTGATTGATAAAGTCTTTCTCATGATCGACCCACAAGTTGTCGTCATAGGAGGAGGATTTTCAGAATTGGGACCAGTAGTACTGGAAGTACTCAGGAAAAAGATTGAGCCTCACTCGACGAAGTCTCTTTATAAACCGAGTCAAATTGAGCTTTCACTACTCAAAAACGATGCTGGCATCATAGGAGCGGCACTTTACGCTGAAGAAAACCTTTTGAGGTGTTGA
- a CDS encoding MurR/RpiR family transcriptional regulator, translating into MSEDIVTLIKTNEKIFTNREAELAHFVLENAERVIYMTITELADELKIGQGTIVRFCQKLGFSGFHPFKIALAKSLGQSSEENHEIESLIDVVRRNHIEAIEETSKLLSVNEKIVRECATRIATCRRLYLLGVGASGVTAMDAFYKFMRIGIDARYNQDPHLLAMWLSECNEQDCVLAFSQSGSTAIVVDMANLAKHNGSCIIAVTAYARSPLAEHANFVLLTSIRESPFQSGAIRSKIAQLHVLEVLFEQTKFLLSDKAIEATKRTAMAVEKWIY; encoded by the coding sequence GTGTCTGAGGACATTGTGACCCTAATAAAGACTAATGAAAAAATTTTCACCAACAGAGAAGCTGAATTAGCTCATTTTGTATTGGAAAATGCTGAGAGAGTCATATACATGACCATCACAGAACTTGCGGATGAATTGAAAATCGGTCAAGGAACTATCGTGAGATTCTGTCAGAAGCTCGGTTTTTCGGGTTTTCATCCATTCAAAATAGCCTTGGCGAAAAGCCTAGGACAGAGTTCAGAGGAAAACCACGAGATCGAGAGTTTGATCGACGTGGTTCGACGAAATCACATAGAAGCAATAGAAGAAACATCCAAACTTTTAAGCGTGAACGAAAAAATCGTTCGCGAGTGTGCTACTAGGATTGCGACCTGCAGGAGGCTTTATCTACTCGGTGTAGGAGCATCTGGCGTAACCGCTATGGATGCCTTTTATAAGTTCATGAGGATAGGTATAGACGCTAGATACAATCAAGATCCACATCTCCTAGCGATGTGGCTCTCTGAATGCAACGAACAAGACTGTGTTCTAGCTTTCTCTCAGAGTGGTTCCACAGCGATCGTGGTAGACATGGCAAATTTGGCCAAGCACAATGGATCTTGTATCATAGCGGTCACAGCCTATGCACGATCCCCACTAGCTGAGCATGCGAATTTCGTCCTACTCACTTCGATCAGGGAAAGCCCATTCCAAAGTGGGGCGATAAGATCAAAAATAGCACAGTTACATGTTCTTGAAGTGCTGTTTGAGCAAACGAAATTCTTGCTTTCAGATAAAGCTATTGAAGCAACGAAGAGGACTGCAATGGCTGTGGAAAAATGGATCTATTGA
- a CDS encoding creatininase family protein — translation MKDYLALTCEEVQKLDREKTVLVSVISPIETHGKHLPFGTDVFIAQRVMEETCKYLEKDHEVVKLFEIPLGSDAQPVFGSIWLKYRTFKNLVLEVGYSLAKMGFKYWIVFDNHGGPRHQLALAEVSTKLKKKFGFNLIVPFLHIFQEMLNDSPEIGIPAGMNGDVRDLHAGTNETSLMMYVRPEMVRTKNLPRYFPTKRTVLGNLLRFLKTESLAVTVDWINDSENPYYLGDPSLSDAERGRKMVEYHVKRTLELFEVAKRGNYTPPKLFNRTVKLLLKLVQ, via the coding sequence ATGAAAGATTATCTTGCGCTCACTTGTGAGGAAGTTCAAAAGCTCGATAGAGAAAAGACGGTGCTCGTTTCTGTGATTTCCCCAATAGAAACACACGGTAAACACCTTCCATTCGGCACAGACGTATTCATCGCGCAGAGGGTGATGGAGGAAACTTGTAAGTATCTTGAGAAAGACCACGAAGTTGTGAAACTCTTTGAGATTCCACTCGGTAGTGATGCTCAACCGGTGTTCGGCTCGATTTGGTTGAAATATAGAACTTTCAAAAATCTTGTTCTGGAAGTTGGTTACTCTCTTGCAAAGATGGGTTTCAAATATTGGATCGTGTTCGACAATCACGGTGGGCCAAGACACCAACTCGCCCTCGCCGAAGTTTCGACGAAATTGAAGAAAAAGTTCGGCTTCAATCTCATCGTCCCTTTTCTTCATATCTTCCAAGAAATGTTGAACGATTCACCCGAAATTGGTATACCTGCGGGGATGAACGGCGATGTGAGAGACCTACATGCCGGTACCAACGAAACTTCCTTGATGATGTACGTAAGGCCTGAAATGGTGAGGACAAAAAATCTTCCTCGATACTTTCCGACCAAAAGAACTGTCCTTGGTAACCTTTTGAGATTTCTCAAAACTGAAAGCTTAGCCGTCACGGTGGATTGGATAAATGATTCTGAAAATCCATATTATCTCGGTGATCCTTCACTTTCTGATGCAGAACGCGGAAGGAAGATGGTTGAATACCATGTGAAAAGAACACTCGAGTTGTTCGAAGTAGCAAAACGGGGAAATTACACTCCACCGAAGCTGTTCAACCGTACGGTGAAGTTACTTTTGAAATTGGTTCAATAG
- a CDS encoding S8 family peptidase, with product MRKYFFLFFTVLMVFLLTNCGAPTLIPQPPTSFSAKIVGKVSAYVGDVTRSFDAVRFVPSENLNTADRIEDQYVVHFDAEKVPLNVKEELQKLGVVLDELRFEKEVFYLLRTELNIPRLKEILSLIPGFLNIEPNCTVSLHSRIVPNDTYYNWQWNLTMVNLPYAWSYTIGTDIVTIAVIDSGVDFSHEDLSGIFVEGYDFVENDNYPQDENGHGTHVAGIIAALTNNYRGVAGVTWGQAVKIMPLKIVGSSGNGTVFDFAKAVVYAVNHGAKIINVSLGTSRPSNLSQDVVRYAYQNDVVMVCAAGNDDGPVGYPAAYPETIAVGAVTQSVMRASYSNYGPELDVVAPGGDEQGGILSTYPSYLYPYVKYIGMAGTSMAAPHVTGLVALMISQGIVGVENIRTVLRRTAIDLGSSGYDIYYGAGLINAYAAVTWQGGWQPLVVYSVDESGNPDSVTFADALGRFELKVNKPRVKIYAWLDFDGDAKPSYGDLLGYYGYAGGKPRDDLAQTLVLSMNEVKLIDLNIAPIVEASFTLSLSVQDLEKLVNFKNQIMNEHYKKLRDDR from the coding sequence TTGAGAAAGTATTTCTTTTTATTCTTCACCGTGCTGATGGTCTTTCTTTTAACAAACTGTGGTGCACCGACATTGATACCGCAACCACCAACTAGCTTTTCAGCGAAGATAGTGGGGAAAGTGTCTGCTTACGTTGGTGATGTGACGAGATCTTTTGACGCTGTTCGATTTGTCCCATCAGAAAACTTGAACACGGCAGATCGCATTGAAGATCAATACGTGGTTCATTTCGACGCCGAGAAAGTTCCGCTCAACGTGAAAGAAGAGCTTCAAAAACTTGGGGTGGTGTTGGATGAACTGCGTTTTGAGAAAGAAGTTTTTTATCTTCTCAGAACTGAATTGAACATCCCAAGGCTGAAAGAAATTTTATCGTTGATCCCTGGCTTTTTGAATATCGAGCCAAATTGTACTGTAAGTTTGCATTCTCGAATAGTTCCGAATGATACATACTACAATTGGCAATGGAACTTGACGATGGTGAATCTTCCATATGCATGGTCGTACACGATAGGTACGGACATTGTCACGATAGCGGTTATCGACTCGGGCGTCGATTTCTCACACGAAGATCTCTCTGGAATCTTTGTAGAAGGATACGATTTTGTCGAAAACGACAATTATCCACAAGATGAAAATGGACATGGAACACACGTTGCAGGTATCATCGCAGCTTTGACGAACAATTATAGAGGTGTTGCAGGTGTGACGTGGGGTCAAGCAGTGAAAATCATGCCGTTGAAAATCGTCGGAAGCAGTGGCAATGGAACAGTTTTTGATTTTGCGAAAGCTGTTGTGTACGCAGTCAATCATGGAGCAAAGATCATAAATGTTTCGCTTGGAACTTCTAGACCATCCAACTTGTCCCAAGACGTGGTCAGGTACGCTTATCAAAACGATGTTGTCATGGTCTGCGCTGCAGGTAACGATGATGGACCTGTAGGTTATCCCGCCGCTTATCCTGAAACCATAGCTGTTGGTGCTGTGACACAGAGTGTTATGAGGGCTTCTTATTCAAACTATGGACCTGAATTGGACGTCGTCGCACCAGGCGGTGATGAACAAGGAGGGATTTTGAGTACTTATCCAAGCTATCTATATCCTTATGTAAAATACATTGGAATGGCTGGAACGTCGATGGCGGCACCGCACGTGACGGGTTTGGTTGCTTTGATGATCTCTCAAGGAATAGTCGGTGTAGAAAACATCAGAACCGTTCTTCGAAGAACAGCTATAGATCTTGGATCAAGTGGATACGACATTTACTACGGTGCTGGGCTCATCAATGCTTATGCGGCTGTGACTTGGCAAGGTGGTTGGCAACCGCTTGTTGTGTATAGCGTCGATGAGAGTGGAAATCCTGACAGTGTAACTTTTGCCGACGCGCTGGGGCGTTTTGAGCTTAAGGTTAATAAACCTAGGGTGAAGATCTATGCCTGGCTAGATTTTGATGGAGATGCCAAACCGAGCTACGGTGATCTGCTTGGATATTACGGTTATGCTGGTGGAAAACCTAGAGATGATTTGGCTCAGACTTTGGTTTTGTCGATGAACGAAGTGAAGTTGATCGATCTCAACATAGCTCCGATCGTCGAAGCAAGCTTTACACTAAGTCTTTCAGTTCAAGATCTTGAAAAGCTTGTGAATTTCAAAAACCAGATCATGAATGAGCATTACAAAAAATTGAGAGATGATCGTTGA
- a CDS encoding family 20 glycosylhydrolase — translation MIPPVKKFEAISGKFKLAFGKIFTHRGSFKIAKLLCEELSKFGLDFSIVAHSNSGSKIELLEDRNVVHHEQGYRIIVRTERVSIVAGSDRGLFYAIQTFKQLLREHGFEIPCLFIEDEPDFENRGFMLDISRDRVPKLETLKKLVDLLCELKFNQLQLYMEHTFAYEKHEKVWKDYSPLTHGEVMELDEYCRERFIELVPNQNCFGHLEKWLAHEDYKHLAECPDGFIFPWGTASGPFSLSPAVPDSLKFVEELLDELLPHFSSSKVNVGADETFDLGLGRSKELCEKFGKGRVYLNFLLSLYKIARKHGRTMMFWGDIIKNHPELVAELPKDIVALIWGYEEAHPYWEECALFAGSGVPFYVCPGTSSWNSFVGRIDNALKNIENAIQNGKKHGAIGFLLTDWGDNGHPQHLPISIVPIAHAASLGWNGSVELSPEKLLEQTDVHIFKSNVALSRKLYVLGNLYKKVSVQIPNASMYFLTMMLPERFLESIKAMSEEDIKKMRENIEQVEVMIQQLRSIRDKTDLESWIDQIINNAEMLRLSMEWIVLMNEHKDIEKIPRERWGSFEEEFEHMLKDYEKLWLELNKPGGLKQSAEKLARVLNLRTRN, via the coding sequence ATGATTCCTCCAGTGAAGAAGTTTGAGGCTATTTCTGGCAAATTCAAGTTGGCTTTTGGGAAAATCTTTACACACAGAGGCTCTTTTAAAATTGCAAAGTTGCTGTGCGAAGAACTTTCAAAATTTGGCTTAGATTTTTCCATCGTTGCTCATTCCAACAGCGGTTCAAAGATCGAGTTGTTAGAAGACAGAAACGTAGTTCACCATGAACAAGGCTATAGAATCATCGTGCGAACTGAACGCGTCAGTATAGTCGCTGGCTCTGATCGAGGCTTGTTCTATGCAATACAGACTTTCAAACAACTTTTGAGGGAACATGGATTCGAAATTCCCTGTTTATTCATTGAAGATGAGCCAGATTTTGAAAACAGGGGGTTCATGCTCGATATCAGCCGAGACAGGGTACCGAAACTGGAGACTTTGAAAAAACTCGTGGACTTACTCTGTGAATTGAAGTTCAATCAGCTTCAGCTCTATATGGAACACACTTTTGCTTACGAAAAACATGAAAAAGTCTGGAAAGATTATTCACCTCTGACGCATGGGGAAGTGATGGAACTCGATGAATACTGTAGAGAAAGGTTCATAGAACTCGTTCCAAATCAGAATTGCTTCGGACATCTGGAAAAATGGCTTGCTCATGAAGATTACAAACACCTCGCTGAATGTCCAGATGGTTTTATTTTTCCTTGGGGAACTGCGTCTGGACCTTTTTCGTTGTCACCAGCTGTGCCGGATTCTTTGAAATTCGTTGAAGAACTTTTGGATGAACTTCTACCCCATTTCTCGAGTTCCAAAGTGAACGTCGGTGCGGATGAAACCTTCGATCTTGGCCTTGGTCGTTCTAAGGAGCTCTGTGAGAAGTTTGGAAAAGGTAGAGTATACTTGAATTTCCTTCTGAGTTTGTACAAAATAGCTAGAAAACACGGTAGAACGATGATGTTCTGGGGTGACATCATAAAGAACCACCCAGAGCTTGTGGCGGAGCTACCGAAAGACATCGTCGCACTGATATGGGGTTATGAAGAAGCTCATCCTTACTGGGAAGAGTGTGCGTTGTTTGCTGGTAGCGGTGTGCCGTTCTACGTTTGCCCGGGCACATCGAGTTGGAATTCGTTCGTCGGTAGAATCGATAACGCGTTGAAGAACATCGAAAACGCCATTCAAAATGGTAAGAAACATGGTGCCATTGGATTCTTGCTCACCGACTGGGGGGATAATGGCCATCCACAACATCTTCCTATTTCAATTGTTCCGATTGCACACGCAGCCTCTCTCGGTTGGAACGGCTCAGTAGAATTGTCCCCGGAAAAACTTTTGGAACAAACAGATGTGCATATTTTTAAGTCGAACGTGGCTTTATCAAGAAAACTGTATGTTCTTGGAAATCTCTACAAAAAAGTGAGCGTTCAAATTCCCAACGCTTCGATGTATTTTTTGACGATGATGCTTCCTGAAAGGTTTCTTGAGTCGATCAAAGCGATGAGCGAGGAGGACATCAAAAAGATGAGAGAGAATATCGAACAAGTCGAAGTTATGATTCAACAGCTTCGATCCATCCGTGATAAGACTGACCTTGAATCATGGATCGATCAGATCATCAACAATGCCGAAATGTTGAGACTATCGATGGAGTGGATAGTGTTGATGAACGAACACAAAGATATTGAAAAGATCCCACGTGAACGTTGGGGATCGTTCGAGGAAGAGTTCGAACACATGTTGAAAGACTATGAAAAACTGTGGCTCGAGTTGAACAAACCAGGTGGATTGAAACAGAGTGCAGAAAAGTTGGCACGTGTACTCAATTTGAGAACTCGAAACTGA